The Phoenix dactylifera cultivar Barhee BC4 chromosome 9, palm_55x_up_171113_PBpolish2nd_filt_p, whole genome shotgun sequence genome window below encodes:
- the LOC103723911 gene encoding NAC domain-containing protein 83-like, which translates to MEKPDFMKYGVTRLPPGFRFHPTDEELVVQYLRRKAFSWPLPAAVIPEIDLGKYDPWDLPGGGKEGEQYFFSLREAKYLTGKRHNRATISGYWKATGKNTPVIASRCNQLVGLKKVLVFYRGKPPHGSRTDWIMHEYCLAAPETTTFSFPQRKISAHSSMVPSKHWVVCRIFKKRRASRIDAETTPYYNYSRIRNNNVELIDPGPSLSSSSSSSSCVTNLSVDGEEGCSSNDSASSPNGREM; encoded by the exons ATGGAGAAGCCGGACTTCATGAAGTATGGTGTGACGAGACTGCCTCCCGGTTTTAGGTTCCACCCAACCGATGAGGAGCTTGTGGTGCAGTACCTCAGAAGGAAGGCCTTTTCCTGGCCGTTGCCTGCCGCTGTCATTCCCGAGATCGATCTCGGGAAGTACGACCCCTGGGATTTGCCTGGTG GTGGAAAAGAGGGAGAGCAGTATTTTTTCAGCCTTCGAGAAGCAAAATATTTGACTGGTAAGAGACACAACAGAGCAACGATCTCCGGCTACTGGAAGGCCACAGGAAAGAACACACCAGTTATAGCCTCCCGGTGCAACCAGCTTGTGGGGTTGAAGAAGGTTTTAGTCTTCTATAGGGGAAAGCCTCCACATGGATCTCGAACTGATTGGATAATGCATGAATACTGCCTTGCTGCTCCTGAAACCACTACCTTCAGCTTTCCACAACGAAAAATCTCAGCTCAT AGTTCCATGGTTCCCTCCAAACATTGGGTGGTGTGCaggatttttaagaagagaagagcaagtAGGATAGATGCAGAGACCACACCATACTATAACTACAGCCGGATACGAAATAACAACGTCGAGCTCATCGATCCGGGCCCTtcgttatcttcttcttcctcttcttcaagcTGTGTGACTAATCTTTCAGTGGATGGAGAGGAAGGCTGCAGCAGCAATGACAGTGCTTCATCTCCAAATGGAAGAGAGATGTAG